The DNA segment TAGCAGATAAGGTACTAGAGATTGCCAAGGACACTCCAGGGTTAGTCATGGCGCATACCAGTTCTTCTCTATCTCAACCCGAATATCGTTTGCAGATAGATCGCCGTCGCGCTCAAGAATTAGGCTTAAACATCGAAGAAGTAGCCGAACAAGCTCGTTACGCTCTCAATGGTGGATTTACTCGTCGATACTATAACCGACCTAATCTCAGACAGAATGATATCTTAGTTCGCTATCCCGAAAGCGATCGGGCATACGGTCAGAATCTGGCTGCTACCTACATTACTACCCCTAGCGGACAGCAAGTACCTTTAAGTACCGTTGCCACTTTAAAACGGGAATATGGGGCAACTTTGATCGAACACGTCAACGGCAAGCGAGTAGTTTACGTCAATGGTTACTATCGTAAATCCAGTCCTGCTTCGATGGATTTATCAATGGCGATCGCCATGCGTGCGGGAGAAGAGTTAGATTTCCCTCCTGGCTACGGTTTAGACTCTATGGGGGATATGACCGATATGATGATTGAATTCGATCGCCTGCTTAAAGGTTTGATAGTTTCTATTATCTTGATTTACTTAATTCTAGTAATTCAATTCGGTTCGTTTATTCAACCTCTAGTCATGATGCTTTCAATTCCCCTACAGTTAATTGGAGTATTTGGTGCATTATTACTAGCTCAACAAACCCTTTCTTCCGTATCCATTCTAGGAATTATTATTCTCTCTGGTATTTCCGTCTCTGCTGCCATTCTGCTACTAGAATTAATCCTTACCAAGCGAGAAGAAGGAGTACCCAGAGCCGAAGCTATCCGCCAAGCTGCACCAGTGCGACTCAAAGCAATTTTTATGACCACCTTAACTACCATGATTGTGATTGTGCGACTGGCTTTTTATCCCGAAACTGGCATGGATGCCTATTCTCCCATCGCCACAGTGGTTTTAGGCGGACTAACTGTTTCTACCCTACTGACTCTAATTGTCGTTCCTATCGTTTACACTTTTGTAGATGACATTACCCAAGGATTGGGTAAGTTAAAGAGAAGACCTTCTCGTAGCAAACAACTTCCACAAGGATAATCTTGACTCTCTATCTAACTAGAGAGTTTAAAATATAAATACCTAAAATAAATTACTATAAATCGAAATTAATAATGTCCAAACTATTATCGACAATAACTATTACTTCAGTAGCAGTTGCCAGCGTAATTGGTGGCGGAATTTACTTAACCTCCACTCAAGGAGTTAGGGATAACTCGGCAGTTGCCAACGATGCTCATACCGCAACTCTAGCCAGCGTTTGGGATAGAGAAACCGAACCCAACTATACAGGCACAAAAGATCTTAACGTCTATCGCTCTCCTACCTGTGGTTGTTGTGGGGTATGGCTCGAACACGCTCAAAAGCATGGCTTTAAGGTAGAAGATATCAAAACCGAAGACATGGAAGCGTTGAAGCAGAAATATAACGTACCGCCCGAACTTTCATCCTGTCATACAACTATTGTCGATGGCTACGTCATGGAAGGACATATACCCGTCGATGACATCAAACGCTTCATGACCGAAAAACCAGAAGGATTTATTGGTTTAGCCGTACCAGGAATGCCTTTGGGTTCTCCAGGAATGGAAGCAAGAGATATAAAACAACCATTTCAGGTTTTGGCATTTAACCAATCGGGAGAAGTAGAGGTATTCAACGAATACGAATCTTATTAATCGTTGAATGTAGATCGGCTTAGTTGAGAAGTTTTTGGTTCGTCCTAAAGGATACCGCTACGCATATAGCTTTTAGCCATTAGCTTCTTGCTC comes from the Myxosarcina sp. GI1 genome and includes:
- a CDS encoding DUF411 domain-containing protein, coding for MSKLLSTITITSVAVASVIGGGIYLTSTQGVRDNSAVANDAHTATLASVWDRETEPNYTGTKDLNVYRSPTCGCCGVWLEHAQKHGFKVEDIKTEDMEALKQKYNVPPELSSCHTTIVDGYVMEGHIPVDDIKRFMTEKPEGFIGLAVPGMPLGSPGMEARDIKQPFQVLAFNQSGEVEVFNEYESY